The following proteins are co-located in the Malus sylvestris chromosome 13, drMalSylv7.2, whole genome shotgun sequence genome:
- the LOC126597235 gene encoding transcription factor bHLH147-like, with the protein MASTLISNPVATSERARDPSRRKKKKKIQSKQDHLHHQEPANSHTKWKSEAQQHLYSSKLLHALNQVSINPAPDSSAPAANSSASTCTPPRGRAVRETADRVLAVAAKGKTRWSRAILTSRLKIKFRQHKRQRSAAASGTRSTRPRKTKFSVQRLKGKGLPAVQKKVRVLGRLVPGCRKQPLPVILEEATDYIAALEMQVRAMSRLTQLLSGSTSGST; encoded by the coding sequence ATGGCGTCGACTCTGATTTCGAATCCCGTAGCCACCTCCGAACGAGCCCGGGATCCTTctagaaggaaaaagaagaagaaaatccaATCCAAACAAGACCACCTCCACCACCAAGAACCCGCCAACAGCCACACCAAGTGGAAGTCCGAGGCACAGCAGCACCTCTACTCCTCCAAGCTCCTCCACGCCCTCAACCAAGTCTCCATTAACCCCGCACCCGACTCCTCCGCCCCCGCCGCCAACTCCTCCGCTTCCACTTGTACTCCGCCACGCGGCCGAGCCGTTCGCGAGACCGCCGACAGAGTACTCGCCGTCGCAGCTAAGGGTAAGACCCGCTGGAGCCGCGCCATTCTCACCAGCCGCCTTAAAATCAAGTTCCGCCAGCATAAACGGCAGAGATCCGCCGCTGCGTCGGGGACCCGGTCGACCCGGCCCAGGAAGACCAAGTTCAGTGTTCAGCGGCTGAAAGGGAAGGGCTTGCCGGCCGTGCAGAAGAAAGTACGGGTTCTGGGCCGTTTGGTTCCCGGTTGCCGGAAACAGCCGTTGCCGGTGATTCTAGAAGAAGCGACTGATTACATCGCGGCTCTGGAGATGCAGGTCCGAGCCATGAGCCGGCTCACTCAGCTGCTCTCCGGTTCAACTTCCGGCTCCACTTGA